The Xiphias gladius isolate SHS-SW01 ecotype Sanya breed wild chromosome 4, ASM1685928v1, whole genome shotgun sequence genome includes a window with the following:
- the xkr5a gene encoding XK-related protein 5a, with amino-acid sequence MNAAAAVARRMPSAARRSGCWIARCQAVLLGVSALVIAAERSALIYCIGFYLWNEETQWAGLTLGLFLPGTAVQLLSVKWYYDDGDDRRCYLSVIHILHLGIFKRLWDCMRSVLRTQGSVAELGAAVMQQADVAALWLLEALVLTLPQSLLQAYVVVSTDVGITSPVAYCCGLCVLSISWALVLYSRACCLIRPGHLAMPPAALLCQLVWRAGMLGARVTCLMFFARVFNWWVCGVAGFHWLTASFWLVSQQPDICTGPWCWRAFNGIMGLVHVFLFLNVKDGPSRFRMASFYAFMLVENATLLLSASDFLSEASWDSMTLPTIVLCSFLLGATSLVLYYRFLHPKSTEICQGTDHNHMGSACIEQGDSSISLGDKSLPAPSIQNHGSFSISGVAGTLLEHPGTCGGRPNTSCPCYHHHWLLIRLALKTGDLGKINRAYGAGGAAAILDMEEYNQEFKSNEGITITAGGSCEGISTSESQGKGPAPLSDCKDEFQSVSEPSSTEQAEAEDDSLEMESPLESPTSDFKRSSPEGKSVFGDSPEPYFCPTESSSTLYFSADPQSPSSTSNIRLDRDIGGLEHGVRLNSIPSDPALHRDVRGLMGRFGPRCTSTPKLDSGVPDSASGVPHLTGPRRQLIMSRRDEDDNF; translated from the exons ATGAACGCTGCCGCGGCGGTCGCCCGCAGGATGCCGTCGGCGGCCCGGCGGAGCGGGTGCTGGATAGCGCGGTGCCAGGCGGTCCTGCTCGGCGTGTCGGCGCTGGTTATCGCGGCGGAGCGCAGCGCTC TGATCTACTGCATAGGGTTTTACCTTTGGAATGAGGAGACGCAGTGGGCGGGCCTCACTCTGGGCCTCTTTCTACCGGGGACGGCAGTTCAACTGCTAAGTGTGAAATGGTActatgatgatggtgatgacagGCGGTGCTACCTCTCTGTCATACACATACTGCACTTGGGCATCTTTAAAAG GTTATGGGACTGTATGAGGTCTGTCTTGCGCACGCAGGGCTCAGTGGCTGAGCTCGGGGCTGCTGTCatgcagcaggcagatgttgcTGCCCTTTGGCTGCTGGAGGCCCTTGTCCTCACACTGCCCCAGAGCCTGCTGCAGGCGTATGTCGTGGTGTCCACAGATGTGGGCATAACGTCACCAG TGGCTTATTGCTGTGGTCTGTGTGTGCTGTCTATTTCCTGGGCCCTGGTGCTGTACAGCAGAGCCTGCTGTCTCATCCGACCAGGCCACCTGGCCATGCCTCCGGCAGCCCTGCTGTGCCAGCTGGTGTGGAGGGCAGGCATGCTGGGTGCCAGGGTGACTTGCCTCATGTTCTTCGCCCGGGTCTTTAACTGGTGGGTCTGTGGAGTAGCAG GTTTCCACTGGCTCACAGCCTCGTTCTGGCTGGTATCGCAGCAACCAGACATCTGCACTGGCCCATGGTGTTGGCGTGCCTTTAATGGCATCATGGGGCTCGTCCacgtcttcctcttcctcaacGTCAAAGACGGACCCTCGCGCTTCCGCATGGCCAGCTTTTATGCC TTCATGCTCGTCGAGAACGCCACTCTGCTGCTGTCCGCCTCTGACTTCCTCAGTGAAGCATCATGGGATAGCATGACCCTTCCCACCATTGTGCTGTGTAGCTTTCTCCTCG GTGCTACCTCTCTTGTCCTGTACTACCGGTTCCTCCATCCCAAGTCAACAGAGATCTGCCAGGGAACAGACCACAACCACATGGGCAGCGCTTGTATAGAACAGGGGgactcctccatctctctcggGGACAAAAGTTTGCCAGCTCCCTCCATTCAAAACCACGGCAGCTTCTCTATCTCAGGTGTGGCCGGTACTCTGCTGGAGCACCCAGGAACCTGTGGAGGCCGGCCCAACACCTCCTGCCCTTGCTACCACCACCACTGGCTCTTGATCCGACTGGCCCTAAAAACCGGAGACCTGGGGAAGATCAACCGAGCGTACGGGGCCGGCGGGGCGGCAGCCATACTGGACATGGAGGAGTACAACCAAGAGTTTAAGAGTAACGAGGGAATCACTATCACAGCAGGAGGCAGCTGCGAGGGCATCTCCACCTCTGAGTCTCAGGGGAAAGGCCCGGCGCCGCTGTCGGACTGCAAAGATGAGTTCCAGAGCGTGAGTGAACCCTCGTCGACCGAGCAAGCTGAAGCAGAAGATGACAGTCTGGAGATGGAGAGCCCGCTGGAGTCACCCACATCAGATTTTAAACGCAGCTCACCGGAGGGCAAGTCTGTGTTTGGAGACAGTCCGGAGCCATATTTCTGCCCGACAGAGTCTAGTTCAACCCTGTATTTCAGCGCTGACCCTCAGTCTCCCAGCAGCACCAGTAACATCCGTCTGGACAGGGACATAGGGGGTCTGGAACACGGAGTTCGCCTCAACTCCATCCCAAGTGATCCGGCCCTTCACAGAGATGTCCGTGGGCTCATGGGCCGGTTCGGGCCGCGTTGCACTTCCACTCCTAAATTGGACTCCGGAGTGCCGGACTCTGCCTCCGGTGTCCCTCATCTCACAGGTCCAAGGAGGCAGCTCATAATGTCACGAAGAGATGAGGATGATAACTTCTAG
- the tram2 gene encoding translocating chain-associated membrane protein 2 — MAFRRRNKSYPFFSQEFLIQNHADIVFSFVIFILIGLMFEATAKTAILFIQPQYNVTTLSPEGEVTFYHYGWKDCATILFYFFIAIILHAVVQEYLLDKVNRRLHLSKSKNTKFNESGQLCVFHLVSSVWSFYILITEGYLLHPSSLWENYPHVHLRFQVKFFYLTQLAYWLHALPELYFQKVRKEDISRQLQYICLYLLHISAAYLLNLSRVGLVLLFLQYVSELGFHIARLFYFTDENHQKMFDLWAVSFVFTRMATLTLMFLAVGFGLARSENQGLDWEMGNFNTVLIRMTVLLLVCLTQSWLLWKFIRFQLRRWREFRHEQAVRKKAAPKQPLRTLKRDSLGHHENGVLKAENGASPRTKKLKST, encoded by the exons ATGGCATTTCGCCGAAGGAACAAGAGCTACCCTTTCTTCAGCCAGGAGTTCTTAATTCAGAACCATGCCGACATCGTCTTCAgttttgtgattttcattttgattggATTGATGTTTGAG GCTACAGCCAAGACGGCCATATTGTTCATTCAGCCCCAGTACAATGTCACCACACTATCACCAG AGGGAGAGGTGACGTTTTACCACTATGGATGGAAGGACTGTGCCACCATCCTCTTCTATTTCTTCATCGCCATCATCCTCCACGCAGTAGTGCAGGAGTATCTTCTGGAT AAAGTCAACCGGCGCCTCCACCTCTCCAAGAGCAAGAACACTAAGTTTAATGAGTCGGGGCAACTGTGTGTGTTCCACTTGGTTTCCAGTGTGTGGAGTTTTTACATTCTCATAACA GAAGGATATCTCCTGCATCCCAGCAGCCTTTGGGAGAACTATCCCCACGTACACCTCAG GTTTCAGGTGAAGTTTTTCTACCTCACTCAGCTGGCGTACTGGCTCCATGCCTTGCCGGAGCTCTACTTCCAGAAAGTACGCAAG gaagACATTTCTCGCCAGCTGCAGTACATCTGCCTGTATCTGTTGCACATCTCTGCAGCCTATCTGTTAAA TTTGAGTCGTGTGGGTCTGgtactcctcttcctccagtaTGTGTCAGAGCTGGGCTTCCACATTGCCAGACTCTTCTATTTCACTGACGAGAACCATCAGAAAAT GTTTGACTTGTGGGCggtcagttttgtgtttacacGGATGGCCACTCTGACCCTGATGTTCCTGGCTGTGGGGTTTGGTTTGGCTCGCTCCGAGAACCAGGGGCTGGACTGGGAGATGGGCAACTTCAATACTGTGCTTATTAG GATGACTGTTCTACTGCTGGTATGTTTGACCCAATCTTGGCTACTCTGGAAGTTTATCCGCTTCCAGCTGAGGCGCTGGAGGGAGTTCAGACACGAACAGGCTGTTCGCAAGAAGGCAGCCCCAAAACAACCCCTACGGACGCTGAAGCGAGACTCAC TTGGTCACCATGAAAATGGAGTTCTTAAAGCTGAGAATGGAGCCTCTCCTCGGACCAAAAAACTCAAATCCACCTAA
- the efhc1 gene encoding EF-hand domain-containing protein 1 — translation MSWNWNSHGLPFLPGYTFRDVTKSSFHRPQTLDYKNGYALPHRPAVAIGQDPLLSEQLLQQEISELSFDTPDITHGSLDEGLSEDFIPAHVALDKKVLRFYAYFEEDILYSPEEAYRVRPVVIYYYLEDDSMCIIEPMVENSGIPQGKRIKRQRLPKNERGEHYQWKDLNLGMDLEVYGVKYHITHCDVFTKGFMESEGMVLNDPEPTPVDPYSKRREIPQPYYKTPSEFDRMRQFLTMDRKVLRFFALWDYADSLYGETKPVTIQYYLVDDTVEVREVHEPNSGRDPFPVLMRRQRLPKKFKPQTFPSCVLEISEEEVEEYYSPKDFQVGQTMKLLGRRFLLYDCDSFTKAYFQKNHPDVEMKPVEVPKKVDIFQDKKKEVPPYNGFGSLEDSLQNCLSLIPEPPKKNVLKMLENDHKVLRYSARLDSQNPEDEGRRFILSYFLSNDMIGIFEKPTRNSGIIGGKFLEKTRIPKPGSAVENPEFYSPADFAIGATVEVFSHRFVLTNADHYVLAYLESNSSQIPSQTLDSLRQKLGVGSASNQPGDQNGDEVAEPSS, via the exons ATGTCTTGGAACTGGAATAGCCATGGACTGCCATTTTTGCCAGGATACACTTTTCGGGATGTAACG AAGTCATCCTTCCATCGGCCCCAGACACTGGACTACAAGAATGGCTATGCTCTGCCCCATCGCCCCGCTGTTGCCATTGGACAGGATCCTCTTTTATCGGAGCAGTTGCTCCAGCAGGAGATCAGTGAGTTGTCCTTTGATACACCGGACATTACTCATGGCTCCCTTGACGAGGGCCTGTCTGAAGACTTCATTCCAGCTCACGTGGCCCTTGACAAGAAG GTGCTGCGCTTCTATGCATACTTTGAGGAGGATATCTTGTATTCCCCTGAAGAGGCGTACCGCGTGCGCCCTGTGGTAATTTACTACTACCTAGAGGATGACAGTATGTGCATCATTGAGCCCATGGTGGAGAACTCTGGGATACCGCAGGGAAAACGGATTAAGCGGCAGCGTCTGCCCAAGAACGAACGTGGAGAGCATTACCAGTGGAAAGACCTCAACCTTGGCATGGACCTGGAGGTGTATGGGGTCAAGTACCACATCACACATTGTGATGTTTTTACAAAG GGATTCATGGAAAGTGAGGGCATGGTTCTGAACGACCCTGAGCCGACGCCAGTGGATCCTTACAGCAAACGTCGCGAAATCCCGCAGCCTTACTACAAAACGCCCTCTGAATTCGACCGCATGCGCCAGTTTCTCACCATGGACCGCAAG GTGCTGCGTTTCTTTGCCCTGTGGGATTATGCCGACTCTCTGTACGGGGAAACTAAGCCTGTTACCATCCAGTATTACCTGGTGGACGACACTGTGGAGGTCAGAGAGGTCCACGAACCCAACAGCGGTCGGGATCCCTTCCCTGTCCTGATGCGCAGACAGAGGCTGCCCAAAAAATTCAAACCAC AAACCTTCCCCAGCTGTGTGCTGGAGATCTCAGAAGAGGAAGTGGAAGAGTACTACTCACCCAAAGACTTCCAGGTGGGTCAAACGATGAAGCTGCTGGGCCGTCGTTTTTTGCTGTATGACTGTGATAGCTTCACTAAAGCGTATTTCCAGAAGAACCACCCTGACGTGGAGATGAAACCAGTTGAAGTACCAAAGAAGGTTGACATTTTTCAGGACAAGAAGAAG GAGGTTCCTCCGTACAATGGCTTTGGTTCACTTGAAGATTCCCTCCAAAATTGCTTGTCTCTAATTCCTGAGCCTCCCAAAAAGAATGTGCTAAAGATGCTGGAGAACGACCACAAAGTTTTGCGCTATAGTGCCAGGCTG GACTCCCAGAATCCTGAAGATGAAGGCCGACGTTTCATTCTTTCCTACTTCCTGTCCAATGACATGATCGGCATTTTTGAAAAGCCCACTCGCAACTCTGGTATCATCGGTGGCAAGTTCCTCGAAAAGACGCGCATCCCCAAGCCAGGCTCTGCAGTGGAAAATCCTGAGTTCTACTCTCCTGCAGACTTTGCTATTGGAGCCACCGTGGAGG TTTTCAGCCACCGCTTTGTGTTGACCAATGCTGACCACTATGTGCTTGCATATCTGGAGTCCAACTCAAGCCAGATCCCTTCGCAGACGCTGGATTCTTTGCGGCAGAAACTGGGTGTGGGGTCAGCAAGTAACCAGCCAGGTGACCAAAACG GTGATGAAGTCGCAGAGCCATCTTCATGA
- the LOC120789274 gene encoding protein eva-1 homolog A isoform X3: protein MNPIINSTYSVNMALISNALAAYTYISDHPERAALFFVCGVCLGLFLTLFALVVQISCRTDCKPRQRPPAKKRARPADSSSDSSDSDSDWDTTSDLSARRHRRFERTLNMNVFTSAEELERAQRLEERERIIREIWMNGQPDIPGTRSLNRYY, encoded by the exons ATGAATCCCATCATCAATTCCACATATAGTGTTAACATGGCCCTCATCAGCAATGCACTGGCAGCCTACACCTACATATCAG ACCACCCAGAGAGAGCAGCGCTCTTCTTTGTCTGCGGCGTGTGTTTGGGCCTCTTCCTCACACTCTTTGCCCTGGTGGTCCAGATCTCCTGTCGCACTGACTGCAAGCCCCGCCAGCGGCCTCCCGCCAAGAAACGAGCGCGCCCTGCCGACTCGTCCTCCGACTCCAGCGACTCGGACTCGGACTGGGACACCACCTCGGACCTGTCGGCGCGGCGCCACCGGCGATTTGAGCGCACGCTTAACATGAATGTGTTCACATCGGCAGAAGAGCTAGAAAGAGCGCAGAGGCTCGAGGAGAGGGAGCGAATCATCCGAGAGATCTGGATGAACGGGCAACCGGACATCCCTGGGACACGGAGCCTCAATCGGTATTACTGA